The window CCGACTCCCACATTGAAAATTGGGACTTGTTTTTGCAGCTTTATGTGATCCATTTGTATTATGAGGTACCCATATCCTAACTTGACACAATAACGTCATTTTTTATATGATCAGAGACTTTTGGAGTTTGACTTCTTATCGAACGCTTGAGATGTGAGACACTGTCTGCATTTTCTACCTTAATATTGATATATTTTTCTTCTTCTTGTTTTGCTTGTGGTTTGCTTAAACGTCCTCCTACTCCTTAGTTAATTTTTCGAAGTGTTCATCTCTCGATGGTCGATGAGTATATCAAAGACCATAAGTATCCACGGAGCTAATCATGATTTTGGACGATCAACGACTTGATCCATTGTGTGTCCACTTATATATCATATATTTTTGTTTTGTGTGTAGCACTTGAATAGCATATATATACCAATGGGATCTACAATGAGATATTCTAATATATTTTTGTTTGAAAATGTGTGGATTGACGGTGAAGTTTTACACATGAGTCACGATTTCATTTCAATATCAGGCTTCATACACTACACATGCAACGAATGTGATCGGAAGACTAGTTTCATATATTTAAATGATCAAATCACATCCTATCAATAGGTGAAACCATTCTCTATTTGACATGGCTATGTAATTCTTCAATTCAACTATTTTGGAATCTAACATTACATATTTACATCTACCAAATTCAAAAAAAGATAAGTAAAACTGTAAAAGGAAGGAACTTGTTTGATCATGGCCGGTCAGCTGTAGCCGAGTGACTGATTTGGCAAGTTTTTTCTAAAGTAGAAAATTCTTAGCTAGCCCAAATAATAGGACCAAATTCACCAAAACGCCATGCAATAAATATTTGACGATACACCAATATTTCACTTACCATAAAAGGTTTATACCCAGAAGATCATACAAAGAATGAAATAACAACAGGACAGCTAGTGAAATATTTGATGCTTCTTCTTCGTCGTCTTCTTTCCATCCTCCTTGTTTCACGTTTCAAAGTCTTTAAGACTCTTTGTCGAAAAACGATTTTGTCTCGAGGGGCATAAAATGTTCCATTCCTTTTCTTCTTCTTCTTCCCTGAGTTAGTGCGCACCAGATAAAACCTTGGTTTTGCTCTTTAGCCATGGCAGACACAGATTATCGTTCTCCAATATTACTCTCCGTCACTCTTCTCCTCCTCTTCGTTACCGTCCTCTTCTTCTCCCCATTAAACCGAAACCGATATCTTTCGCTCAATCTCTCATCTCCTTCTCACTCTTCGTCGACTGCTCATGATCACCAACAAACCACCGACAACGACAAAGCCTTGAATGTCGTTTCAGCACCGGCGCCGGCGCCGTTTTACCAACATGGACCTCCCTCCGCTCTCACTTCTTTGCCTGAAGTACTCGGTCTCAGTGTCAAAGTGAGTATTCAACCTAATTCCGATATATTTTGTATTTTTGAGATTTTGGATTTTGTTTGTTGGTCTATGTTTTTTTGATGAAAAATCGTATGGGAAAATTTTCAGGTACAGAACATGAGCAAAACGCAAAGAATTGAAGAAGAGTTGGCTAGAGCAAGAGCCTTAATTCGCAAAGCTATTCTCACAAAGAATTACACATCTGACAGGAATGAGATTTACATCCCAAGTGGAAGTATATACAGAAATCCCTATGCATTTCATCAGTTAAGTTTATTTTCTAGTTAAATTTTCTGGTTCGATTCTACATATCCTGTTGTATTTCTTTGATGATCATGAATCCCAGTTCCATCTTTACCACACTTAACAAACATCTCTTTTACTGTACCGATACATCAATTGTAGATTGCTTAATGCAAATTAAGGTAGACCAACTTCTTGTAGCGGTAGATTATGGAGAGATCGATGGTCTACTACTACAAGAGGCCTGCCGTACTACTGCAATTTAAGGTCTAGTGTGGTACATTACCGAAGACATTTCCTTACTTGCAGTGCAGAAATTGGGAATTGGATATTGAAATGCATCGATTTTACAAATGCCATTTATGTTTCTCATCAAAGTTCAGCCTTTAGTTTCTTTGGAACTTCCTTTGGTTAGTGGGTTGTTTTGAATTGGCAAATTGCAACCAAACACAGTCTTTTCATAATACTTATCAACATCAGCTAGCTGCATATTTTGGGTGGGTGGCAAGTGCTAATCTACATTTTGTATTCTAGTTTTGGCCATATCCTGAAGTATGCAACCGTGGTATCGGAATTCTTTTGTTTTCTTCTTTACCATTTTTGTTTTGATGCAATACAGAAAGTCCGAAACACATGTAAAATAGGGATCAGTTGCCAAAAACAAAAGGTTCACAATCACTAAATTATAAATAATTCCTGCATAATTCATATTGTGTTGTCTTTCCTTTGTCTTTGCCTTTACGCAAATGTGATGCTTATTTTAGTTTAAATTTAGGTCTGATTTCTCTTACATTGGTTATGGTTGGTAGGAGTCATATAGAAATGGTCAAGACATTCAAGGTCTGGGCATACAGGGAAGGAGAAGTACCAATGGTGCATGATGGGCCAACTACATACCTCTACTCCATAGAGGGCCAGTTCATTTTTGAGATGGAAAGTGGGCCGAGCCCCTTCATGGCCAAGCATCCTGATGAGGCCCATGCATTCTTCCTACCATTGAGCGTATCCAAGATTACTGACTTCTTGTTCAGACCTCACCATGAGACATTTTTTCATCGACTGGATCGCGTCTTCACCGACTACATTTATGTTGTACAAGAAAAGTATCCTTACTGGAATAGGAGTGATGGAGCTGACCATTTTATGGTCTCTTGTCATGATTGGGTTAGTAAGCTTCTATTTCTATATTGTTCATTCTGCAATGAGTTTATACTTGAGGCTTTGATGTGGATAAACCTTGCATGTTAAGATTTATACTCTCTTGTGGTAGATGGAACCAAGTCCAGTTCACCATGTTTCTATGAAGAAATGATGATGTATTTTGGGTTGAATTACCGAAATGGTGATAACTGAATTGATTCAATTTATAACCTTCTGCTTGTGTTTGGTATTCCAGGCCTCAATTATCCAACGTGATGACCCCAAGCCGTACAAGAATTTGATAAAGGTGTTATGCAATGCAAACATATCTGAAGGGTTCAAGCCTACTAGAGATTGCTCATTGCCAGAATACAACTTAAAAGCCTACCATCTTGGCCCTCCCCGTTTTGGGCTACCCCCTGGAAAACGTACTGTCCTTGCTTTTTTCGCCGGTGCAGCCCATGGAGACATTAGAAGCATTTTGTTTGAGCATTGGAAAGAAAAAGATGATGAAGTTCGGGTTTATGAAAAACTTCCCGATAATATAAACTACCACAAGATAATGGGACAAACCAAGTTTTGCTTGTGCCCGAGTGGTTCTGAAGTAGCGAGTCCTAGAGTGGTGGAGGCTATGAATGCAGGGTGTGTCCCGGTGCTGATTTCCGATTCCTATGCGATACCTTTTGCTGATGTTCTTAACTGGAACAAGTTTTCGATACAAATTCCACCCAAGAATATATCAGAAATCAAGACAATATTGAAGGCTGTTCCACACAAAAGGTACTTGAAATTGCAGAAGAGGGTGTTGCAAGTGAGAAGGCATTTTGAGCTCAACCGCCCAGCTAAGCCATTTGATGTGTTCCATATGGTGCTTCACTCAGTGTGGCTTAAAAGGCTCAACATTCGATTACCTGATAAATTTTGAGGATTAGAAGGCTTTAGCTTGTAAAGATTTAATCATTCATCACTTTCCTAACCACGAGGACGATACTGCCTGTGATTCCTTGTTCTGTGAGGATTATATATCGGTATTCTCAGTTAGCTATACTTGCAAGTGCAAACGTGAAAGGAGCTATACTTATCTTCGACTATCTTAGATCATTGGAGTTCTACTTTTCGTTGTTCCTGTGTCCTATCTACAACATAGTCACTTAAGGTTATATGGACCCAATCACCCAAACGGCCAAACCATATAAGATGAAACCAAAAAAGTAAAAACGCCGTTGCCGGGGATCGAACCCGGGTCACCCGCGTGACAGGCGGGAATACTTACCACTATACTACAACGACTCTGATATTGAACAAATTTAACATAGTTAATATCTATAATTACGATTAAGTGGCTGCAAGTAAAAAGAGAACTAGTAAAACAAAAGGAAGCAAAATAGAAAAGACAAAGACAGAGTCTTGGTCTTGGGGATGCGCCAGTTTATAACTTGAGGCATGGCAGCCTTTGAGTTCCGATCACCATATTTGCTCTCTCTAACCATTCTCCTCCTTCTTCTTCTCGTGCTTTCCTTCTCCCCCTTTAACAAAACCAGTTTCAGTCTCATCAATCTTTCTTCTTCTGAAACCCAACATGTTCCTCTAAACAGTACTCATCTTAACACTTCAACCCAATATGTCTCACCCTCACAGCCACAGCCACCACCCTTACCTTCTCCTCCTACTTCCATTGTTGCAGACCATGTCAAAGTAAGCATCTTTGACTTCTCTGTAATATTTCTGTTTCTGGGTTTTTGGTTTACTGGGGGTTGGTGCTTTTCTTTTATTGCTTTTGTGTTCTTGTGTTTTACATTTTTGTGTATGATTTATCTTGCAGAAAAGAAGCAATACAAACAAGATTGAGGAACAATTGGCCAGAGCAAGAGCAGCTATTCACAAAGCAGTTCTTACAAAGAACTATACATCTGATAGACAAGAGATTTACATCCCCAGAGGAAGTGTGTACAGAAATCCCTATTCATTTCATCAGTTAAGTTATTTGCAATCCCTTCCCAAATTCCTATAATTTCAATTTTCAATTCTGGG of the Fragaria vesca subsp. vesca linkage group LG6, FraVesHawaii_1.0, whole genome shotgun sequence genome contains:
- the LOC101310326 gene encoding probable glycosyltransferase At5g20260-like, giving the protein MADTDYRSPILLSVTLLLLFVTVLFFSPLNRNRYLSLNLSSPSHSSSTAHDHQQTTDNDKALNVVSAPAPAPFYQHGPPSALTSLPEVLGLSVKVQNMSKTQRIEEELARARALIRKAILTKNYTSDRNEIYIPSGSIYRNPYAFHQSHIEMVKTFKVWAYREGEVPMVHDGPTTYLYSIEGQFIFEMESGPSPFMAKHPDEAHAFFLPLSVSKITDFLFRPHHETFFHRLDRVFTDYIYVVQEKYPYWNRSDGADHFMVSCHDWASIIQRDDPKPYKNLIKVLCNANISEGFKPTRDCSLPEYNLKAYHLGPPRFGLPPGKRTVLAFFAGAAHGDIRSILFEHWKEKDDEVRVYEKLPDNINYHKIMGQTKFCLCPSGSEVASPRVVEAMNAGCVPVLISDSYAIPFADVLNWNKFSIQIPPKNISEIKTILKAVPHKRYLKLQKRVLQVRRHFELNRPAKPFDVFHMVLHSVWLKRLNIRLPDKF